A genomic window from Brassica oleracea var. oleracea cultivar TO1000 chromosome C8, BOL, whole genome shotgun sequence includes:
- the LOC106308412 gene encoding uncharacterized protein LOC106308412, with amino-acid sequence MRILSWNCQGLGNTPTVRHLKEMLGQHSPEILFLSETKNKRRYLESLAESLGFSNLKTVEPIGIGGGLAVFWKEACRVEVLQAHRRVIDMKIHWQDKIFFLSCIYGEPVKGKRNDVWERLTRIGTNRKGPWIMTGDFNEMIDPSEKLGGAARDIDEGKEFRQMLHANGLWNIKHFGYQFSWAVDQIRYRRACFKYDQRWIRREGFSSTVVQSWKRQGPGQLGLVGKIANCRKDISTWKRLAKPNSALRIQELHSKIDAAMRCSFINREELNNLRDSLNEEYHNEEVFWRIKSRLTWLRSGDRNIKFFHAVTKNRRAPNRIYSLLDDDDKEWFAEKDLGSLADKHFNLLYASEDVGLDMQNWEDIPAVITEEQNLQLIAPITTEEVKAAVFDIDPHKCPGPDGMNAFFFQQFWDSMSKDITAMVANFFSSGKLEDGVNKTNICLIPKKLDAKKLGDSHNPSRPDPLQTRLLQRLAKPNSALRIQELHSKIDAAMRCSFINREELNNLRDSLNEEYHNEEVFWRIKSRLTWLRSGDRNIKFFHAVTKNRRAQKRIYSLLDDDDKEWFAEKDLGSLADKHFNLLYASEDVGLDMQNWEDIPAVITEEQNLQLIAPITTEEVKAAVFDIDPHKCPGPDGMNAFFFQQFWDSMSEDITAMVANFFSSGKLEDGVNKTNICLIPKKLDAKKLGEFRPISLCNVAYKIVSKLLSKRLKNVLPWIITESQAAFVEDRLISDNILIAHELLHALNSNNSCSRDFIAIKTDLSKAFDRVEWTFRNKAMKTLGFSDAWCAMIMECVTSVQYQVLINGAPYGDIRPTRGIRQGDPLSPYLFVICTEMLVQKLQSAESRGEITGLKVARSAPAISHLLYADDNMFYCKQSDEEITRLSAILQEYSMASGERINYQKSSLYFGKNIPSDRREEIKLKLGMAQEGGDGIYLGLPEFCGGSKVSILSYLKERMEQRIGGWQNKFLSPGGKEVLLKNNKESKGMHWRSWDYLCRPKDKGGIGFKDLEAFNIALLGKHLWRMITPPTSLLARVFKSHYFRATDPLNATLGSRPSFAWRSIHAAQNLIKQGAKVIIGNGRNTNIWDERWLGSKPALPITTTNWLTASLQHSLSLDMRVSDLMTNPGTEWNEEMILRLFPQDIATKIISTNPHGATAADAYSWEFTKTGHYTVKSGYWVQLNIIETNEQKQKMDQPSLDALSERIWKQNTGSKIHHFLWKCVNNALPAAANMKHIHITKDGRCMRCSMENETINHILFECPYARLVWALSPGKDYAAQDAVNKALEDMKEWLERSEEEKKEGVGWVSRDYTGRMLWAGARRFQGVGSPIETEAIALQWAIQSMIRFGYKHVQFETDSLVLAKMINGKEETWPKLKPIIQEITHSLSTNRSYRVEYFSRDAKKKNNNNNLPNLCAKIFLYFPFNSYSPWKHSHCRQKPTQYHFSFTTNYHSFSQWVHILKSIWVHFFYQNLSLCVFISPPRRGSFPTRATIGQGATNFVKKTPQADHVDARGASYTDLKGQIHMNTVEEVESIVVLQHFSNTDGDENKVVKPHKRCLFGLGTTQMENNYHIDPPGRRSYSSISFREGVD; translated from the exons ATGAGAATTCTCAGCTGGAACTGTCAGGGGTTGGGGAATACCCCTACAGTTCGACATCTAAAGGAGATGCTTGGTCAGCACTCTCCTGAGATTCTATTCCTCAGTGAGACCAAAAATAAAAGGAGGTATTTAGAAAGTTTAGCGGAAAGTTTGGGCTTCAGCAATCTGAAAACGGTGGAGCCAATTGGAATAGGAGGAGGACTGGCAGTGTTCTGGAAGGAGGCTTGCCGTGTGGAAGTACTGCAAGCACACAGAAGAGTCATCGACATGAAGATACACTGGCAAGACAAGATTTTCTTCCTCTCTTGTATCTATGGTGAGCCAGTAAAAGGGAAGAGAAACGATGTATGGGAAAGGCTCACCCGCATAGGTACCAATAGGAAAGGGCCTTGGATAATGACTGGCGACTTTAATGAAATGATTGATCCCTCCGAGAAGTTAGGAGGTGCTGCAAGAGACATTGATGAAGGGAAAGAGTTTAGACAGATGCTGCACGCAAACGGGCTCTGGAACATTAAACATTTCGGGTATCAGTTCTCATGGGCAG TCGACCAGATCCGTTACAGACGCGCTTGCTTCAAGTATGATCAACGCTGGATACGTCGTGAAGGCTTCTCCAGCACAGTCGTACAGTCGTGGAAAAGACAAGGACCCGGTCAGCTTGGTTTAGTTGGCAAAATTGCTAACTGCAGAAAAGACATCTCAACTTGGAAGAGACTAGCAAAGCCGAACTCCGCCCTTAGAATCCAAGAACTCCACTCCAAGATAGATGCAGCAATGAGATGCAGTTTCATTAATAGAGAGGAGCTCAACAACTTACGAGACTCCCTCAATGAAGAATATCACAACGAGGAAGTTTTCTGGCGAATAAAAAGTCGTCTCACTTGGCTACGATCGGGGGACCGAAACATCAAGTTTTTTCACGCCGTCACAAAGAATCGCAGAGCACCGAACCGCATCTATAGCCTCCTTGATGATGATGATAAAGAATGGTTTGCGGAGAAGGATCTGGGAAGCCTTGCAGACAAACACTTCAACCTTCTATACGCTTCAGAAGATGTTGGGCTCGACATGCAGAACTGGGAGGACATACCTGCGGTCATCACCGAGGAGCAGAACTTGCAACTGATAGCGCCCATCACTACTGAAGAAGTAAAAGCTGCAGTCTTCGACATAGACCCTCACAAGTGCCCAGGTCCGGATGGTATGAATGCATTCTTCTTCCAGCAATTCTGGGACTCCATGAGTAAAGACATTACTGCCATGGTCGCAAACTTCTTCAGCTCGGGGAAGTTAGAAGATGGCGTCAACAAAACAAACATCTGCCTCATTCCCAAGAAGCTCGACGCGAAGAAGCTGGGGGATTCTCACAACCCTAGTCGACCAGATCCGTTACAGACGCGCTTGCTTCAA AGACTAGCAAAGCCGAACTCCGCCCTTAGAATCCAAGAACTCCACTCCAAGATAGATGCAGCAATGAGATGCAGTTTCATTAATAGAGAGGAGCTCAACAACTTACGAGACTCCCTCAATGAAGAATATCACAACGAGGAAGTTTTCTGGCGAATAAAAAGTCGTCTCACTTGGCTACGATCGGGGGACCGAAACATCAAGTTTTTTCACGCCGTCACAAAGAATCGCAGAGCACAGAAACGCATCTATAGCCTCCTTGATGATGATGATAAAGAATGGTTTGCGGAGAAGGATCTGGGAAGCCTTGCAGACAAACACTTCAACCTTCTATACGCTTCAGAAGATGTTGGGCTCGACATGCAGAACTGGGAGGACATACCTGCGGTCATCACCGAGGAGCAGAACTTGCAACTGATAGCGCCCATCACTACTGAAGAAGTAAAAGCTGCAGTCTTCGACATAGACCCTCACAAGTGCCCAGGTCCGGATGGTATGAATGCATTCTTCTTCCAGCAATTCTGGGACTCCATGAGTGAAGACATTACTGCCATGGTCGCAAACTTCTTCAGCTCGGGGAAGTTAGAAGATGGCGTCAACAAAACAAACATCTGCCTCATTCCCAAGAAGCTCGACGCGAAGAAGCTGGGGGAGTTTCGACCCATTAGTCTGTGTAACGTTGCTTACAAAATTGTCTCTAAGTTGTTAAGCAAACGGTTGAAAAATGTATTGCCATGGATAATAACTGAGTCACAAGCAGCTTTTGTTGAAGACAGGCTTATTTCAGACAATATACTGATAGCCCACGAGCTATTGCACGCCCTCAACTCAAACAACAGCTGCTCTAGAGACTTCATAGCCATCAAAACAGACCTTTCTAAAGCCTTCGACCGGGTCGAATGGACTTTCCGCAACAAGGCGATGAAGACACTCGGTTTCTCAGATGCTTGGTGTGCGATGATCATGGAATGTGTAACCTCTGTCCAATACCAGGTACTCATCAATGGAGCTCCCTACGGTGACATCAGACCAACTAGAGGAATAAGGCAAGGAGACCCGCTGTCCCCTTACCTATTTGTGATATGCACTGAGATGTTGGTCCAAAAATTGCAAAGTGCAGAAAGCAGAGGAGAAATCACTGGACTAAAAGTCGCAAGAAGCGCACCGGCAATATCTCACCTTCTCTACGCAGACGACAACATGTTCTACTGCAAGCAGTCGGATGAAGAGATCACTCGCCTCTCTGCGATCCTTCAAGAGTACAGTATGGCCTCAGGTGAACGCATAAACTACCAGAAATCAAGCTTGTACTTTGGAAAAAACATTCCGAGTGATAGAAGAGAAGAGATAAAACTGAAGCTAGGAATGGCGCAAGAGGGTGGAGACGGCATTTACCTAGGACTACCTGAATTCTGTGGAGGTTCCAAGGTTTCAATACTCAGCTATCTCAAAGAAAGAATGGAACAAAGGATTGGAGGATGGCAAAACAAGTTCTTATCCCCAGGCGGTAAAGAAGTCCTCCTCAAG AACAACAAGGAATCCAAAGGGATGCACTGGCGCAGTTGGGATTATCTATGTAGACCCAAGGACAAAGGAGGAATCGGTTTCAAGGACCTAGAAGCTTTTAACATTGCGCTTCTAGGGAAGCACCTCTGGCGTATGATCACCCCCCCTACATCCTTGCTAGCCAGAGTATTCAAGAGCCATTACTTCAGAGCCACAGACCCCCTCAATGCCACTTTGGGATCCAGACCCTCCTTCGCTTGGAGAAGTATTCATGCTGCTCAGAATCTGATCAAACAAGGAGCAAAAGTGATCATTGGAAACGGGAGAAACACCAATATATGGGATGAGCGATGGCTGGGAAGCAAACCTGCGTTACCCATCACAACTACAAACTGGCTAACTGCTTCTCTCCAGCACTCACTCAGCCTAGACATGCGAGTCAGTGACCTGATGACAAATCCTGGAACAGAGTGGAACGAGGAGATGATCTTGAGGCTATTTCCACAAGATATCGCAACAAAGATCATTTCAACAAATCCACATGGAGCAACAGCTGCAGATGCTTACAGTTGGGAATTCACAAAGACCGGTCACTACACAGTCAAGTCAGGCTATTGGGTGCAGCTAAACATCATTGAGACAAACGAGCAAAAACAAAAGATGGATCAACCGAGCCTCGACGCTTTAAGCGAGAGAATCTGGAAACAAAATACAGGCTCCAAGATCCACCATTTTCTTTGGAAATGTGTTAACAATGCCCTCCCCGCAGCAGCAAACATGAAGCACATACACATCACAAAGGATGGGCGTTGTATGCGCTGCTCAATGGAAAATGAAACAATAAATCACATCTTGTTTGAATGTCCCTACGCTCGCCTTGTCTGGGCACTATCTCCA GGCAAAGACTATGCAGCTCAAGACGCAGTCAACAAAGCCCTCGAGGACATGAAAGAATGGTTGGAGAGATCAGAGGAAGAAAAAAAGGAG GGAGTTGGGTGGGTGAGTAGAGACTACACAGGTCGGATGCTGTGGGCAGGAGCTCGAAGGTTTCAGGGAGTGGGCTCACCAATAGAAACTGAGGCAATAGCGCTACAATGGGCAATCCAGTCGATGATTCGCTTCGGTTACAAGCATGTCCAGTTCGAAACAGATTCTCTGGTGCTGGCCAAGATGATTAATGGTAAGGAGGAGACATGGCCAAAACTGAAGCCAATCATACAGGAGATCACCCACTCCCTCTCAACAAACCGGAGCTACAGGGTCGAGTACTTTTCTCGTGATG CCAAAAAAAAAAATAATAATAATAATCTCCCAAATCTCTGCGCCAAAATATTTCTATACTTTCCTTTTAACTCTTATTCTCCGTGGAAACACTCTCATTGCCGACAAAAACCAACCCAATATCACTTCTCATTCACGACAAATTACCACAGCTTCTCTCAATG GGTTCATATTCTCAAGTCAATCTGGGTTCATTTCTTCTATCAAAATTTAAGTCTCTGTGTTTTCATATCTCCACCAAGAAGAGGCAGTTTCCCTACAAGAGCTACTATTGGACAAGGCGCAACAAATTTCGTGAAGAAGACACCTCAGGCAG ATCATGTAGATGCGCGAGGAGCCAGCTATACTGACTTAAAGGGGCAGATCCACATGAATACTGTTGAAGAAGTTGAGTCTATTGTTGTTTTACAACACTTCTCCAACACTGATGGTGATGAGAATAAA GTAGTCAAGCCACACAAAAGATGTTTGTTTGGACTTGGAACAACACAAATGGAGAACAATTATCACATTGATCCACCAGGGCGTCGTTCTTACTCGTCAATCTCGTTTAGAGAAGGAGTTGATTAG